Proteins encoded by one window of Xiphias gladius isolate SHS-SW01 ecotype Sanya breed wild chromosome 15, ASM1685928v1, whole genome shotgun sequence:
- the mcrip2 gene encoding MAPK regulated corepressor interacting protein 2 codes for MMYTITRGPSKLVTQRRTGPTQQIESKFGDLKLKPTSWLTSNSPPPKIVFNRLNGKRYHSAATQKADSPAEGFTPAHEENVRFVYEAWQEVEQKLGEGDGGESQGPVQYTEKTPSAAMKNFVPIDLDEWWAQRFLANIANLS; via the exons ATGATGTACACAATCACCAGAGGTCCCAGCAAACTTGTTACACAACGGAGGACAG GTCCCACACAACAGATCGAGAGCAAATTCGGCGACTTGAAGCTCAAGCCGACGTCTTGGCTCACGTCAAA CTCACCGCCCCCAAAGATCGTGTTCAACCGCCTCAACGGGAAGCGCTACCACAGTGCGGCCACGCAGAAAGCCGACAGCCCAGCGGAGGGATTCACCCCAGCACATGAGGAGAACGTCAGATTTGTCTATGAAG CGTGGCAGGAGGTGGAGCAGAAGCTGGGGGAAGGGGACGGTGGGGAGTCCCAGGGGCCCGTTCAGTACACCGAGAAGACCCCCAGTGCTGCGATGAAGA aCTTTGTGCCCATAGACCTGGATGAGTGGTGGGCTCAGCGCTTTCTTGCCAACATTGCCAACCTGTCATGA